The proteins below are encoded in one region of Clostridiales bacterium:
- a CDS encoding 30S ribosomal protein S21 codes for MSTVKVSEKETIDDAIKRWKKKCQKDNIISDLRRKEHYEKPSVRRKKKKEAAKKRKARAR; via the coding sequence ATGTCAACCGTCAAGGTCAGCGAAAAAGAGACGATTGATGACGCTATAAAACGCTGGAAAAAGAAGTGCCAAAAAGACAACATCATCAGCGACCTTCGGCGCAAAGAACACTATGAAAAGCCCAGTGTTCGCCGCAAGAAGAAAAAAGAGGCGGCCAAGAAGCGTAAGGCTAGAGCCAGATAA
- a CDS encoding histidine triad nucleotide-binding protein, translated as MNCIFCKIIKGEIPSQKLYEDDKMLIFKDIAPKAKIHLLAVPKSHYGFLDQMSGQDQEDIGYILSKIAALKDELGLKDGYRLTINQGESAGQTVFHLHIHIMGGQVLGWPDFTQNI; from the coding sequence ATGAATTGTATCTTTTGCAAAATAATAAAAGGCGAAATACCCTCCCAAAAATTATACGAAGACGATAAAATGCTTATCTTCAAGGACATCGCGCCCAAGGCGAAAATTCACCTATTGGCTGTCCCTAAGAGCCATTACGGCTTTTTGGACCAAATGAGCGGCCAAGACCAAGAAGATATCGGCTATATCCTGTCCAAGATTGCCGCCCTAAAAGACGAACTAGGCCTAAAAGACGGTTACAGGCTTACAATCAATCAAGGCGAAAGCGCCGGCCAGACCGTTTTTCATTTGCACATTCATATTATGGGCGGACAGGTTTTGGGCTGGCCCGATTTTACACAAAATATATAA
- the mtaB gene encoding tRNA (N(6)-L-threonylcarbamoyladenosine(37)-C(2))-methylthiotransferase MtaB produces the protein MKAVVYTLGCKTNQYESGAVAKILEEHGYEVGDSFEKADLYVINTCAVTAEAERKSRQMARRVNAVSPHSDVIILGCAAQRSAKRFLEIHNVAAIGGLGGKVDIVRRYLNGERKFSDIYISKQYEDQPARQNRTRGYIKVQDGCDKFCSYCIVPFLRGRSRSRDIDSIIKEILDCKAKEIVLGGIDLSDYSYNGLNFIDLIRRVGKLGPRIRISSLGVKAVTQELIDAMKEGNYCPHFHLSIQSGSDQVLKNMNRKYTKQDIIDACDLIRKNYPRAAITSDIIAGFPQETDQDHQETMNTLERAGLSFMHIFTYSIRPNTRAAKMPQVDKAIKRARAKDLENLREKLFSRFLQSELGKTAEVIAEQAEDGYVTGHTQNYIKAYLPQGAPLGELIKIKIGPRFREGALGILE, from the coding sequence ATGAAAGCCGTAGTATACACATTGGGCTGCAAGACCAACCAATACGAATCGGGCGCGGTCGCCAAGATACTGGAGGAACACGGCTACGAGGTGGGCGACTCTTTTGAAAAGGCGGACTTGTATGTCATTAATACCTGCGCGGTTACCGCGGAGGCCGAGCGCAAATCGCGCCAAATGGCAAGGCGGGTCAACGCCGTGTCGCCGCATTCCGATGTCATTATTTTGGGCTGTGCCGCGCAACGCTCGGCAAAACGCTTTTTGGAAATCCACAATGTCGCGGCGATAGGCGGATTGGGCGGCAAGGTGGATATCGTCAGAAGATACCTAAACGGCGAGCGCAAATTTTCAGACATATATATCAGCAAGCAATACGAAGACCAGCCGGCCCGCCAAAACCGAACGCGCGGCTATATCAAGGTCCAAGACGGCTGCGACAAATTTTGCTCGTATTGCATAGTGCCCTTTCTTCGCGGGCGAAGCCGCTCAAGAGACATTGACAGCATAATCAAAGAAATATTGGATTGCAAAGCCAAGGAAATAGTCTTAGGCGGCATAGACTTGTCGGATTATAGCTATAACGGGCTTAATTTTATTGACCTTATAAGGCGGGTGGGCAAGCTCGGCCCCAGAATAAGAATAAGCTCTTTGGGCGTCAAGGCGGTCACCCAAGAACTGATAGACGCCATGAAAGAAGGCAATTACTGCCCGCATTTTCATCTGTCCATACAAAGCGGCAGCGACCAAGTCCTGAAAAATATGAACAGGAAATACACAAAACAAGACATAATAGACGCCTGCGACCTAATAAGAAAAAACTATCCGCGGGCGGCCATTACCTCGGATATTATAGCGGGCTTTCCGCAAGAGACCGACCAAGACCACCAAGAGACCATGAACACGCTGGAGAGGGCGGGCCTTAGCTTTATGCATATCTTTACTTACTCAATAAGGCCAAACACCCGCGCCGCCAAAATGCCCCAGGTGGACAAGGCGATCAAGCGCGCGCGGGCCAAAGACTTGGAAAACTTGCGCGAAAAGCTGTTTTCGCGATTTTTGCAAAGCGAGCTGGGCAAAACCGCCGAGGTTATCGCCGAACAGGCTGAGGACGGCTATGTGACGGGACACACCCAAAACTATATTAAGGCGTATTTGCCGCAAGGCGCGCCGCTGGGCGAGCTGATAAAAATCAAGATAGGCCCAAGATTCCGCGAAGGAGCGCTGGGGATTTTGGAATAG
- a CDS encoding 16S rRNA (uracil(1498)-N(3))-methyltransferase — MSKRFFTQHTDDDTIILQGQEYHHLVNVTRAQIGEQVIVCFNDGYDNICQIIEIKKNQAVLKRLSRQKNNNEAGIDVALFQAVPKGDKLELIVQKCAELGIKSIIPFLSQYTQTKEHIVKTERLQKIAQEAAKQCGRAVVPTVEKTQKFSDILPRLKDYDYVLMPYELENQTDIKTALAAAAKPKKIAIIIGSEGGFSQEEVKQAKEQNAQTVTLGDRILRAETAAISVAAIVMYQFDQMKKGEQ, encoded by the coding sequence ATGTCAAAAAGGTTTTTTACGCAACACACCGATGACGATACCATTATATTGCAGGGTCAAGAATATCATCATCTTGTCAATGTCACAAGAGCCCAAATAGGCGAGCAAGTTATCGTCTGTTTTAACGACGGCTATGATAATATTTGCCAAATAATAGAAATCAAAAAAAACCAAGCCGTTCTAAAAAGGCTATCCCGCCAAAAAAACAACAACGAAGCCGGTATAGATGTCGCGCTTTTTCAAGCCGTCCCCAAGGGCGACAAACTTGAGCTTATAGTCCAAAAATGCGCGGAATTGGGGATAAAAAGCATAATTCCTTTTTTATCGCAATACACCCAAACCAAAGAACATATCGTCAAAACAGAAAGACTGCAAAAAATAGCGCAAGAAGCCGCCAAGCAATGCGGCAGGGCGGTAGTCCCGACGGTAGAAAAGACCCAAAAGTTTTCGGACATTTTACCGCGCTTAAAAGATTATGATTATGTTTTAATGCCGTATGAGCTAGAAAACCAAACGGACATAAAAACCGCGCTTGCCGCGGCCGCCAAGCCCAAAAAGATAGCCATAATAATCGGCTCGGAGGGGGGATTTAGCCAAGAAGAAGTCAAGCAAGCCAAAGAACAAAACGCCCAAACCGTGACTTTGGGCGACAGGATTTTGCGGGCGGAGACGGCGGCGATAAGCGTAGCCGCTATTGTTATGTATCAATTTGACCAGATGAAAAAAGGAGAGCAATGA